In Monodelphis domestica isolate mMonDom1 chromosome 4, mMonDom1.pri, whole genome shotgun sequence, one DNA window encodes the following:
- the LOC100619397 gene encoding zinc finger protein 420-like isoform X3, protein MAPGSHRPLFQELVRFKDVSVDFTQEEWHLLDHSQKELYKDVMLENAQNLLSLGLPVPSEYLISFEQEGLRNSCPDTRSDVKKAAAKLKMTSWNGCYQYSQYRASLEQQEIIHTREKPHKCNQCGKTFTRSSGLARHERIHTGEKPYACHQCGKTFTRSSGLAQHQKIHTGEKPYACHQCGKAFRFHSSLCTHQIVHRKVKYYECNHCEKAFRRRNSLAEHQRIHTGENLHECNQCGKIFTRSYNLAVHERVHTGEKPFECNYCGKTLSCSYKLAEHQRIHTGEKPYKCNQCGKAFSHSYSLPIHRRIHTGEKPYKCNHCDLAFRCPSNLYKHQLSHSSVKLYECSQCGKAFTQRSSLTHHQRIHAGEKSFKCLECGKGFNVKAYLTKHQRIHSRRKMSLL, encoded by the exons ATGGCACCTGGAAGTCACAGGCCCCTATTCCAG GAGTTGGTGAGGTTCAAAGATGTATCTGTGGATTTCACCCAAGAGGAGTGGCATCTCTTGGAccattctcagaaagagctgtacAAGGATGTCATGTTGGAGAATGCTCAGAACTTGCTCTCCTTGG GGCTTCCAGTTCCCAGTGAatatttgatctcttttgagCAAGAAGGTCTGAGGAACTCCTGTCCAG ATACCAGGTCTGATGTAAAAAAGGCTGCTGCAAAGCTGAAAATGACCTCATGGAATGGCTGTTATCAGTATAGCCAATACAGGGCTAGTCTTGAGCAACAGGAGATAATCCACACCAGAGAGAAGCCTCataaatgtaatcagtgtggaaagactttcaccaGGAGTTCTGGCCTTGCTCGACacgagagaatccacactggagagaaaccttatgcgtgtcatcagtgtggaaagactttcacgaGGAGCTCTGGTCTTGCtcaacatcagaaaatccacactggagagaaaccttatgcatgtcatcaatgtggaaaggctttcaggtTCCACTCCAGTCTTTGTACTCATCAGATTGTACACAGAAAAGTGAAATATTATGAATGTAATCATTGTGAAAAGGCTTTCAGAAGGAGAAACagtcttgctgaacatcagagaatccacactggagagaaccttcatgaatgtaatcagtgtggaaagattTTCACACGTAGCTACAATCTTGCTGTACATGAGAGAGTCCACAccggagagaaaccttttgaatgtaattaTTGTGGAAAGACTTTAAGTTGCAGCTATAAacttgctgaacatcagagaatccacactggagagaaaccttataaatgtaatcagtgtggaaaagcCTTCTCACACAGTTACAGCCTTCCTATACATCGGAGAATCCATAccggagagaaaccttataaatgtaatcacTGTGACTTGGCGTTTAGATGTCCATCCAATCTTTATAAACATCAGCTAAGCCATAGTTCAGTGAAACTTTATGAATGTagtcagtgtggaaaggctttcactcaGCGTTCCAGTCTTACtcatcatcagagaatccatGCTGGAGAGAAATCTTTTAAGTGTCTGGAGTGTGGTAAAGGTTTTAATGTAAAGGCTTACcttactaaacatcagagaatccattcTAGAAGGAAAATGTCATTACTATAA
- the LOC100619397 gene encoding zinc finger protein 501-like isoform X2 encodes MIREEKEIEGIRMGKEELVRFKDVSVDFTQEEWHLLDHSQKELYKDVMLENAQNLLSLGLPVPSEYLISFEQEGLRNSCPDTRSDVKKAAAKLKMTSWNGCYQYSQYRASLEQQEIIHTREKPHKCNQCGKTFTRSSGLARHERIHTGEKPYACHQCGKTFTRSSGLAQHQKIHTGEKPYACHQCGKAFRFHSSLCTHQIVHRKVKYYECNHCEKAFRRRNSLAEHQRIHTGENLHECNQCGKIFTRSYNLAVHERVHTGEKPFECNYCGKTLSCSYKLAEHQRIHTGEKPYKCNQCGKAFSHSYSLPIHRRIHTGEKPYKCNHCDLAFRCPSNLYKHQLSHSSVKLYECSQCGKAFTQRSSLTHHQRIHAGEKSFKCLECGKGFNVKAYLTKHQRIHSRRKMSLL; translated from the exons atgataagagaagaaaaagaaattgaaggaatcagaatgggcaaagag GAGTTGGTGAGGTTCAAAGATGTATCTGTGGATTTCACCCAAGAGGAGTGGCATCTCTTGGAccattctcagaaagagctgtacAAGGATGTCATGTTGGAGAATGCTCAGAACTTGCTCTCCTTGG GGCTTCCAGTTCCCAGTGAatatttgatctcttttgagCAAGAAGGTCTGAGGAACTCCTGTCCAG ATACCAGGTCTGATGTAAAAAAGGCTGCTGCAAAGCTGAAAATGACCTCATGGAATGGCTGTTATCAGTATAGCCAATACAGGGCTAGTCTTGAGCAACAGGAGATAATCCACACCAGAGAGAAGCCTCataaatgtaatcagtgtggaaagactttcaccaGGAGTTCTGGCCTTGCTCGACacgagagaatccacactggagagaaaccttatgcgtgtcatcagtgtggaaagactttcacgaGGAGCTCTGGTCTTGCtcaacatcagaaaatccacactggagagaaaccttatgcatgtcatcaatgtggaaaggctttcaggtTCCACTCCAGTCTTTGTACTCATCAGATTGTACACAGAAAAGTGAAATATTATGAATGTAATCATTGTGAAAAGGCTTTCAGAAGGAGAAACagtcttgctgaacatcagagaatccacactggagagaaccttcatgaatgtaatcagtgtggaaagattTTCACACGTAGCTACAATCTTGCTGTACATGAGAGAGTCCACAccggagagaaaccttttgaatgtaattaTTGTGGAAAGACTTTAAGTTGCAGCTATAAacttgctgaacatcagagaatccacactggagagaaaccttataaatgtaatcagtgtggaaaagcCTTCTCACACAGTTACAGCCTTCCTATACATCGGAGAATCCATAccggagagaaaccttataaatgtaatcacTGTGACTTGGCGTTTAGATGTCCATCCAATCTTTATAAACATCAGCTAAGCCATAGTTCAGTGAAACTTTATGAATGTagtcagtgtggaaaggctttcactcaGCGTTCCAGTCTTACtcatcatcagagaatccatGCTGGAGAGAAATCTTTTAAGTGTCTGGAGTGTGGTAAAGGTTTTAATGTAAAGGCTTACcttactaaacatcagagaatccattcTAGAAGGAAAATGTCATTACTATAA
- the LOC100619397 gene encoding zinc finger protein 501-like isoform X1 → MVGVTVLGCTARALFFLQKTIASPKTRSLESERMAPGSHRPLFQELVRFKDVSVDFTQEEWHLLDHSQKELYKDVMLENAQNLLSLGLPVPSEYLISFEQEGLRNSCPDTRSDVKKAAAKLKMTSWNGCYQYSQYRASLEQQEIIHTREKPHKCNQCGKTFTRSSGLARHERIHTGEKPYACHQCGKTFTRSSGLAQHQKIHTGEKPYACHQCGKAFRFHSSLCTHQIVHRKVKYYECNHCEKAFRRRNSLAEHQRIHTGENLHECNQCGKIFTRSYNLAVHERVHTGEKPFECNYCGKTLSCSYKLAEHQRIHTGEKPYKCNQCGKAFSHSYSLPIHRRIHTGEKPYKCNHCDLAFRCPSNLYKHQLSHSSVKLYECSQCGKAFTQRSSLTHHQRIHAGEKSFKCLECGKGFNVKAYLTKHQRIHSRRKMSLL, encoded by the exons ATG GTTGGAGTCACTGTCCTGGGATGCACGGCCAGGGCCCTG TTCTTTCTTCAGAAGACCATAGCCAGCCCTAAAACAAGGAGCCTAGAGTCTGAGAGAATGGCACCTGGAAGTCACAGGCCCCTATTCCAG GAGTTGGTGAGGTTCAAAGATGTATCTGTGGATTTCACCCAAGAGGAGTGGCATCTCTTGGAccattctcagaaagagctgtacAAGGATGTCATGTTGGAGAATGCTCAGAACTTGCTCTCCTTGG GGCTTCCAGTTCCCAGTGAatatttgatctcttttgagCAAGAAGGTCTGAGGAACTCCTGTCCAG ATACCAGGTCTGATGTAAAAAAGGCTGCTGCAAAGCTGAAAATGACCTCATGGAATGGCTGTTATCAGTATAGCCAATACAGGGCTAGTCTTGAGCAACAGGAGATAATCCACACCAGAGAGAAGCCTCataaatgtaatcagtgtggaaagactttcaccaGGAGTTCTGGCCTTGCTCGACacgagagaatccacactggagagaaaccttatgcgtgtcatcagtgtggaaagactttcacgaGGAGCTCTGGTCTTGCtcaacatcagaaaatccacactggagagaaaccttatgcatgtcatcaatgtggaaaggctttcaggtTCCACTCCAGTCTTTGTACTCATCAGATTGTACACAGAAAAGTGAAATATTATGAATGTAATCATTGTGAAAAGGCTTTCAGAAGGAGAAACagtcttgctgaacatcagagaatccacactggagagaaccttcatgaatgtaatcagtgtggaaagattTTCACACGTAGCTACAATCTTGCTGTACATGAGAGAGTCCACAccggagagaaaccttttgaatgtaattaTTGTGGAAAGACTTTAAGTTGCAGCTATAAacttgctgaacatcagagaatccacactggagagaaaccttataaatgtaatcagtgtggaaaagcCTTCTCACACAGTTACAGCCTTCCTATACATCGGAGAATCCATAccggagagaaaccttataaatgtaatcacTGTGACTTGGCGTTTAGATGTCCATCCAATCTTTATAAACATCAGCTAAGCCATAGTTCAGTGAAACTTTATGAATGTagtcagtgtggaaaggctttcactcaGCGTTCCAGTCTTACtcatcatcagagaatccatGCTGGAGAGAAATCTTTTAAGTGTCTGGAGTGTGGTAAAGGTTTTAATGTAAAGGCTTACcttactaaacatcagagaatccattcTAGAAGGAAAATGTCATTACTATAA